One Desmodus rotundus isolate HL8 chromosome 10, HLdesRot8A.1, whole genome shotgun sequence genomic window, GCAGGGTTCAAGGATGGATTATTTTTCCATTCTAAAATACTCAGGCTCCACTGGCTTTTTCATGTGAGTTTTCacaacacttttatttatttgtttgtttctattggCTACACGTGATCTAGTTTTACTTGTCTCAGGCTGTTCGGGCTGCTCTTGACAGAACACCACCAACTGGGGGCTTCCACAACACACTTTCACTTCTCACAGTTTGGAAGGCGGGGCCAGGGGACCACCATCTAGCTGTGTCCTCAAGTGGTGAAGGCAGAGGGGGCGTCTCTCTCGTCTCTTCTCATCAGGGCACTAATCCCAGTCATGAGCACACCCCTCACATGACCAAATGACCTCCTAAAGGTCCCACCTCCAGGCCCCATGACACGGGGGATTAGAGAtccttcaacatatgaatctgggGAGGGGGATACAAACAGTTAGTACATGGGATTCTACCCCAACCCTAAAAATTCTCACATGCAAAATACACTCATTCTCTCCAACAGCTCCCAAAGTCTTTAACTCTTCCCACCATCAGCTCCGATGTCTCAAGTCCAAATAGCCACCTACATATCATCTAAATGAGCAATGGAAGAAACTCAAGTGCTACACATCCTCTCCCGTGAGCCTGGGAAACTGGAAGAGGTATGTGCTCCCAAAACTGCAACGGGGAGGCACGCAAAGGGTGGCAACCTCCCATTCCAAAAGGGGGACACAGGAAAGAAGTTGTTCCCCAGCAAGTCCAGCTCCTGGCAAGGCCAACTCCACACCCTAAGCTTTGGGATGGATCCCTTTGGTTCTCTGCCCTGCTTTCTGGATCCAGGGGTTGTGGTCCCTTCCACGCAGCTCTGCCAGGCGGGGGTCACACCCCAGGGCTGTCAGGGTAAGGTCATGCCCCCACGGTTCTGGGCAGCCTCACCCCCAAGGCTCACAGCAGAGGCTGGATGGCCGGTAGAAACTGAGGCGATGGCACCCCTCCTTACAACTGCGGCGGCCCGGATGGTCTCTGAGTGACCACTGGGTCCAGCGCTCCCCTCCCTGGCCTGGAAGTGCAGAATATGGTCAGAGCCAAACACCTCTGGGCCGAGTCCTGTAAAATCCAGGATCTGGaaaccttcctttttttttttttaaccaattacAGCtgatatgtattattattttatattagtttcaggtataggtatatagcaggggtgtcaaactcattttcaccagggaccacatcagcctcatgcttgccttcaaagggccaaatgtaatttaggactgcataaatgtaattactccttaactaggggcaaggagctcggagctgctgctgggtagaaacaaggtgcccggctggataaaacaaggtggagggccggattcggcccgcaggccttgtgtttgctgcctgtggTCTACAGCACAGCTAATGGaaaattatataacttacaaagtggtccccctgataattctagtgcccacctggcaccacacatggtGATTACAATATAAgggactacattccctgtgctgtactttacagccctgTGATAACGACTCTAACTAGAAGTACTCCACGACTCTCTGtacttctccatccctcccctttttcacccaggccccgacccctctcccctctggcaaccatcagtctgttctctgtgtctatgagccttgttctgttttgtttatgacaaagaaggcaagagtATACAACGAGGTACAGACAGTCTATTCGATAACTgatgctgagccctggctggtgtggctcagtggattgagggccggcacatgaaccaaagggtcgctggttcgattcccagtcagggcacatgcctgggttgcaggccaggaccccagtagtgggtgtgtgagaggcaaccacacatcgatgtttctctccctctctttctccctccctaaaaataaataaaatcttttaaaaaaataagtggtgttgagaaaattggacaaatacatgcaaaatataaaattagaccgccttcttataccatatacaaaaataaactcagaatggattaaaggcttaaatgtaagacttaaaatcatagaaatcctagaagaaagcataggcagtaaaatctctgacatttctcttagcaatatttttttctgacatatctcctcaggcaagggaaacaaaaaataaataagtgggactacatcaaactaaaaacagcaaaggaaaccatcagtgaaatgaaaaaaaccGTCTACTGAAAGGAGGAAGATATTTGCTAGTGATACTACAatagggggttaatatccaaagtttataaatagCTCACAGTACTCAACACCAGAACCCCCcccacaaacaacccaattaaaaaatgggcagaggacccgaACAGACACATCTCtgaagaggacacacagagggccaacagacatatggaaagatgttcagtgtcactaatcatcagggagatgcaaattaaaaccacgacgAGAAGGTATCACTTCGCACGGGTCCGAACAGCTGTTATCAGAAGACAAGGCACAGGAAGAGCTGgcgaggaggtggaggaagggaaacCCTTGCCCACTGGCAGAGGGAATATAAGCTGGTGCAGGCACTCTGAACAGCAATAGGGAGGTTCCTTGCAAAATCAGAACtgtcatatgatccagcagttccacttctgggtatgtatgtgaagaagaaaaccaattcccagtcagggcgcaggcctgggtggcaggccgggtccccagggaggggtgtgcaagcagcaaccacacactggcatttctctccctctctctctccctcctttcccctctctaaaaataaagaaagaaattcttttaaaaaagaagaaaatcaaaacactatttcagccctggccaggtggctccgatGGTTGGAGGTTCAAGCCCCAGACGGGGTGCCTTTGTGAGGCacctgatcgatgcttctctctctaagatcagtgGACACACCctcgggtgaggatgaaaaaataaaaacaaaacacgaattcaaaaacACACAACTGACTCTGAATGACACAGGTTTTAACTGTGTGCATCTACTTATATGTGGGGTTTTGTTAATAAATGTACAGTTGGCCCCTCGTAGCCTCAGGTTTCGCATTCATGGATCTAAGCAACTACAGAATGAAAACTGCATCTTCCCCCTGCTGCTGGAGATCCACGGATTTATATAAGGGACTCGGGCATCCATGGATTTTTGGTTATCTtcagggggtcctggaaccaatcccctgcaGATACCGAGGATGACTGAAGTTTTGGggaatcaaaagttatacatgtaTTTTCGACTGCTTGGGGTGTCTAACCCCCATGTTGGGGTCATCTGTGTAGCACCTCTACATTCaccacagcattatttacaacagccaagatgaAAACAACCTAAACACCCTCCGAAAGATGAATGGacacatatatacagtggaatactactcagtcatcaGAAAGCATCGCATCTTGTCCTTGCGACAATAGGGACGAACCCTGAGTGTGCtttgctaagtgaaggaagccaggcagagagagacagatattATATAATTCCGCTTACTTGTGGaatcttcaaaaaacaaacaaagtctataggagctactataaaggacacaaggacaaaatcaagggggagggtagaggtgggggagggaggtggaactggctggggtggggtggagggatggggagaaaatgcagacaattgtaactgaataaaaaaaataaattaaattaaattaaaaaaaaactacacacTGTCAAGAAGagagtgtaaaaaaaaaaccaaaaccccaaaaccccaaagTAAACCAACGAAAGGAGctcagactcacagacacagaggagagatTGGCTTCCagggggaaagagggtggggagaTGCATACATGAGCGAGGGGGATCAAAAGCCACAAAGTCCCAATACCAAGGCAAGTGTGTCCCAGATGTCACGCACAGCATGGGGACAACAGCTCATATGATACTAACTCTGCAAGGTGAGACCAGGCGACCGGGCTCACTGGGGCAACCACTATGCACTGCGGCAAGAGCTGAGCCACAATTTCACACACTTGTCACAGATATGGTGTACCGGTTACACTGCGATAAAGTAAGAATACgtggtgtgggtttttttttcagatttttaagttGATTCCTATGCACTTTAAATGAGTTTCCATAACAAGCAGGTCTTCATCACCTTCCCCACATGATTGCTGTTTTACATATAATTTGCTTAGAACCttactgattttcattttttgaagtttGCCAGGTAATTTTAGATTTTCAACATGCAATATTGTATCGTCTTTGCGCTGAAATTTTTgcctcattttttgttttggtatGCAATgcattatcaaaataattttaactgtCAGTAAAGAGACGGGATCAACTCATTTGTGCCTGGTCTGATTACTTTCCTTTGACTTACTAAAAAGGATACAAGTGCagagatatttttattctgatttctctcaaatatttattttgctgtcTTTGCAACATTTTGCATAAATTTGATCTCGCATGTACTGGTTACACTTTGGTATACTGTATGTCACACAATGAGGTGGTATTAAGCCATAAAAAGGCAGGGCTCCCCTGCCATGTATAAAGCCATGAATGACCCTGGAGGCAttacaccaagtgaaataagttacAGAGAAGCAGGTAACTACATGATCTCATTCATATATAGAATCTACAAAACCAAAAGTCACAGAAACAGACAACAGGTCGGTGGCTTCTGGGGGCAGGTcggggagaggaggaaaatgggggaagatCGCAGGAGAAAAGTTTCTGAGCGTGAGAGCGACACGGGAGGAACTGGAGCTCGCAGCTGTGGGCCGGCTGGCAACGGGCAGCTCACATCGCTGACTGTACTGGAGCTTCGCATCCGCTTCCGGGCGGCTGTCCGGGAAGAGGGAGCCGACCACTGGACACCACCGCGTCCTGCGTGAACGCTGGAGAGGGCCGCCCGCACTCAAAAGTGGGCCGTATTTCTTCCCTACGGACTGTGAGCTTCCTCCTTTAATTTTTGCTCAACTTCATAATTTatctgcttattgattttttcaaaGCAGCAGCTTTTATATTCCCATTTTCTAATCCACTGATTTTTGCTTTAAtctttcttaattatttctgATTACTTGTGTATGTTGTTTCTTGAAAGTTTACATTTTGGGGTACCTATTTTATTACGTAATTTGCTATGATCACTATTATAAACACTAATATGATCAACAGGATCATATTAGTGTTTAAAACTAGCTTTACCCTGAGCACACATTCAGCACTATCGTACAGAGCAtggtatatataattttaaattactcaTTCTGTCCTGGTAGATGATTTGGACTCACGTGTCCCTCAAATTATTTTTGAGAGACACTTACAGGAATTTTCATGCGGGAGTGGCTTAATTTCTTGCATAGACACCAGAGAATGTTACCTGTACAACTAATTTCTCAATTTATTTGGCAGTCTCATTGTGATCCAATACAACTGTTTTTTATTAGTGCCCATTCAATACTCGAGAATGGGATATGCTATGGATTTTCACGGCGAAAATTCTGACCTGCACTCATTTACTTTTTCTGCACTCGCGGTGGGCCATTCTGCAAACACCCCTTTTGTCACCCGCGCCGACTCTATTCCACGCCGAGGCTGCAATTCGGCATCTGCCACGGAAACAGACCGTCCCCGCAAGCTGTTTACAAAACGTGCAAAATACAGCAGCATATGGGCATCGATTACGAACTGGAAACGTTTCCGTTCATGCCGCCGAAGTTCGGCGAATGGGTTCAGTGACCGGTGAGGCACACGGCTCAGAGCGGAAAGAGGCGCCGGGTGGAGTATCAGCCTCCATACGAGTCTGTACATCCGCCAGCTTCAGCCCCGGGAAACACAGGCGGGGCAGACTCGCTTTTTCTTGGGGCTGCAATCAAACGGTCCGAACAGCCCCCGGGACTAGTGGGACTAGTCCGCGAGCGCCTGTCGGGGAGGGGCCGCAAGCCCCGAGAATCGCTCACAGAGCAGACCTTTGTGTGCCCACGGCTCCTTTGTTCCCGGCTCCAACGGGGCTGCCGGCTGCCTGCACCGGGCGGCCAGCTGTATGCACCGGCTGGCCCTGGGGACACATTTCCCGGTTCGTTCTCGTTCACATCCCGGTTATGTGATCTCTTTCTGAATGAGCTGATGAGGGACGGGGAatgtcctatttttaaatttcagcttatttcttattttactcaGGCAGGCATCCACCCCAAataacacatttctgttgtttattatATCTCCAGGATTAGAAGAGCATTTTTAGTTTTACCTGAATAACTtctgctgaaaaaaaaattacttggtcTCTTTGAAATTATGACCATAAAGGTAATGAGCCCCCTTTTtatgaaaatcataaaaaaataattatactgcCTTCATTCAAATTCCAAAGATTCCCAAAGAGAAAAACCGAGTGAATATTAATTCTTGTGGAAGCTCTGTTCAGCCCCCCCCCCATCAATCCCGCTTTTATcactgccatttaaaaaataccacgTGACCCAGCTCCTCGCCCGATAACATTTgaccctcacagcagccctgcaaAGTATGTGCTGCTGTACCCATTTCTCACCTAGAGAAACTGAATGTAGAAAACTAAACTAACTTGCTGCGGGATGCATCAAGTAGAGGCACAGGCAGGATTCTAATCACCCTTTTCCTGTTGCCCGAACATTCTATCTCCTTTACTAACCCTCAGCCGCCTGAACCTTATCAGCGCCATGTGGAGCAAGGTCCTATCGGAGTTAAAACGTGCCGCTGCACAGCGTTAGGTAGCGTGCACTAGGCCGTGTTCAGAGCTTCCTGAGTGCAGTTTACAAACCCCTTTGAAAGCTTACCGACTACTCGGAGCTCACTGAGACTTCGGGGTCAGCACATCTGAGTGGCATCGCCCCGTCCTGTTCTTGGGGGGTTTGGCCATCTATGCCCTCTTGACCCTGCGTGTTTGGGATGACCTTGGAGGTGGGCACATGTCTGGAGGCATCCAGGGCCGCCTCATGGACGAACTCTTTGGAGGAGAGGAACCAAGAGGGAAGGTCTACGGCAAGGACCCCAGTGAAAGCAGGGTGAGGTGCCTTCCCGTAGAATCAGGGATCCGGTAACAGGGGAGAGGCAATGTAAAAATAGGGAGAGGCCAAGGCGTGTTCTGAGAAGGGGACCCAGAAACACTGAGCCTGAAGGCCCACAGATAACGCCCCGAAGCTCCCACACTGTGTAGGAACTTTTTGTGCCCACCCCTCTGCTGAGCATGTATATGCGGGACCACCGTGTCTGTGACCTGACCATACACCGCGTTCCATTCACTGTCCCACCGATTTGCATCTACAGGCCACAGCGATATTGGCAAGTAATTTCACCTCTCTACCTTATTTACCTCATCGGGGTGGCAGGAAATTACAGTAAgctgggtctgaaaattaaatCCGTGCTTTGCACAGTGCTCAGTACATGGTAGAAACTCTGCAAATACGTTCTTTGTCGGAAGCCAGCAGGCCTGCAGCATATTTTCAGCTTAGCCCAGAGAAGAGCACTCTTCAATGAGTTCACACAGCATTTTATACAAGCCCATTTAATTGTTAAAATCAGGCTGTTTAGCTCACATTCTTTCCTTGTTCAGTTATTGAAAAGACACATTGAAATCTGTCACTcaggttttgtattttttttttaaattttattgttattcaattacagttgtctgcattttctcccagttttgtattttctatacTTATCAATTATTTGTATATCTGTTGCTATGTTATTAAAAGAATACGAAATTGGAATAGCTTTATCTTCCTGGTAAATTCTAACTTAATGTTTATGTGCCATCCTATTTATCTCTGACAATGCATTTATCCTGTATACTCATTTTGCCTAGAAGTCAAAGCATGTGCTTGATTAATTTTTTGTCCTAtcatttttagtgtttctgtattCTGGTATTTCAGGTGTGTATTTTAAATAGCATCTACTCTCATTTTAACTGTAATCAAGACTGAAaaatatttgacttttattttcaacCACTTTCCTTTAACCTAGTCATGGCGTGCTTGTGTTATAAACTTTCTGCCATCACTACTGTATTTAGTTTTGGGTTCTTTCTAGATTTCAGGTTTTTGCCTCTCCATTCTTGGATTCTGACtggtttcaaattttttattgttcttttatgaTCTTTTCACTTCCATGCTGAACACTTTTGTCAAAAGCCCACTTCGTGGATGGTCCAGCAATAACTGAGAATACTGTGTGCCACGCTGTGTCCAGAATTGTGCTTGGCCCTACACACAGCCTTCTGCATTTGTAACAGCAGGGCGAGCTGTTAATGCCGTCACGGAAATCGCCAACATCCTACTTAGTAAGTCCTTTCAGATCTGTGCCATATCTGGCCAGACCCACTTGAACACCCTTTTTCATGAAATGCAAATCACCGTAGCCCGGGAAAGGAACAGGGGACTTATCCATCCACCTCACGCTCACACAAGAGTGCATGCTGTCAGCCTCTGAGCTTTAGCATCCAGTTCTGTATTTATTTCATTACACACACAGTACACCACATTACGAGATATATATGTCCTGTATATATGTTTTCAGATAAATAACTTTTATACTCACTGATACGCATGTACACTTATATATAATTCTTAAATATATACTTCCACATATAGTTTCACATCAAGTTAAGCAGGATGAAAACATGTAAACATATACACCTGGTTCTGGTCAAGTAAAACACAAACGCACGAGGTCACCACAAGTTAAAAAGTGCACTTGAAAGGAATCAGGGAAGGAACAGACATGTAAACAGCAGAGACGAGCAGCTGCACGCACAAGGCCCCCCGAGGGTCCATTTCTTAAAGCTGTAGCAGCAAAAACTTCCTCGTTCAGTTAAGACTTCTCCCTTCACCCTGTCCCATTTACTCTTGAGGGGCTTCAAAATGAGTGTGGAAATCCTGTAAACACTAGACTAGAACTGAGTCAATCCTGTTGAAAACAGAGATGACAAAATAAACCATAAACTGACAGCAATGATGCATTTCACcaaacaacaagtttaaaaacgtTTTGTGACTTTTGTGACACACCACACTCCTAGGGGGGGAGAAATGGCGATGGGCAAGAAAACGGATGGATGATCTATAGAAATGGCTCCGACAGCTGCTGTACATGGTAGATGTGTCTATAAACAGAGAACAGGCAACGGCCGATGGCAGAGCCTCAGCACACTACACCACATGCCACAGCGAAATGCCACAGACTCAAGCGGGTGTATTTTCCCAGCGCCCCACGGAGCAAGTCCCACTGGGTGTCTGAGAAAAGCTCATTCtctcccaggggaaaaaaaacacttaaacaaCAACGGACTGGCCAGCCAAAGCGTGACAAGCTCTTTGTTACTGCTTTGAAAGAGCATGctgccctctcccacctgctcAGGCTCCGAAGGTCTCCTGGGGTGACCGCCGGCTGCCCCATTCCCCTGCCTctcaggctcctcctcctcctctcccttgccCTCAGGGTCTGCATGCTTGTAAAGACAGGTCGCTCCAAAGGGACAGCAACCCCTGCCTGGAATATGATACCTGCAGGTCTTGGTTCTCAGTGTCGCCTTGTACTGCCGAATAAGTTCCTCCTTCGCTTGCTGCTCCTCCACCCAGAACTCACTGGGAACGACAATGTTGGAGTTGACCCTGCACTGCGGGCAGGATTTGATAAGCCCGCCCCTAAACTCTCTGGCAGTCCTCCACCTGCGGATGCACTTAAGACAGAAGGAGTGGTTGCAGTTGGAGAGGATGCCAAAGCGACAGTCACTGGGGTTGGCTTTCTCATAGATAACCTCCATGCAGATGCCACACACTTTGTCCTTGCTGCGCTGCACGGCAAACGAGAGCTCCATATCTCTTTCGTGCATTTCAATGCAGGCTCTTATGTGGTCTGCCCGCTGGTCAGCATCCATCGGGTGCAAGACCTGCCGCCCACACAAGTCGCATATCTCTCCGTGGAGATACGCACAGCTCTCCCCTCGAAAGCACTGCCCCATGGCAGCATCGCGGCAAAGCTGCATCCCCGTGCCCACAGCAATGTACTCCCACTCAGTCACCGAGCTCTGCGGAGGAGCCTCGGGGGCAAAAACGGTTCCCCGGCCCCGGTAGGGTTGCCCGGGAACAAACTCAACGGCATCCGCCCAGCTTGCTGCCGCGCCCGCCCAACCTTCCGCACCCGCTCCCTGCGCAGCTTCCAGGCCTGCGCCTACTGTCTCGGCTTCAAAGAAGCCCCCTTCAGCAGCCGAGCCAATCACAGGCAAGGAGTATGAGAACGCAGCAGGAGGGGCACACGCCACTTCCTGAAGCAGGGGCTCGTCGTGCGCAGCCGCGCTGGGGCCTGGCTCTGCGGAGGCCCCAGGCGGCGACCCGCG contains:
- the MKRN3 gene encoding probable E3 ubiquitin-protein ligase makorin-3, with protein sequence MEEPAAPKEPREAAGASTGAPAAAEGAPGPSHRTRPVSRHPTAAGPAPFRTSRLRPAYASGGGVVPSFLPGPRRSGSWTKQVVCRYYLHGLCKEGENCRYSHDLSGRQEAREGRGSPPGASAEPGPSAAAHDEPLLQEVACAPPAAFSYSLPVIGSAAEGGFFEAETVGAGLEAAQGAGAEGWAGAAASWADAVEFVPGQPYRGRGTVFAPEAPPQSSVTEWEYIAVGTGMQLCRDAAMGQCFRGESCAYLHGEICDLCGRQVLHPMDADQRADHIRACIEMHERDMELSFAVQRSKDKVCGICMEVIYEKANPSDCRFGILSNCNHSFCLKCIRRWRTAREFRGGLIKSCPQCRVNSNIVVPSEFWVEEQQAKEELIRQYKATLRTKTCRIDSVLV